The sequence below is a genomic window from bacterium.
GTGTTTATGTTTAATAAAACAATTTAGAAAATTCTATGAATCGGTCTTTCAAGTATAAAACATAAATTTTTATGGAAAATGAGGGATATAAATTATTATAATACCCCTATCCAAACCACTTTAAAACTTCTCATGACAAAATACGTTTGGCGGAGCCTGCTTTTTTTTGAAATTACCCTAATATCGCTGATTTGCAGCGTAACGGCACAGGTGCGTTTTGTTGATCTGGACCGGCTTTCCCTCGAAGAAGGGCTCTCTCAAAGCTCCGCTATCTGCATGCTACAAGACAGGCAAGGTTTTCTTTGGATTGGCACCGAAGACGGACTTAATCGCTACGATGGGTATTCCATTAAGATTTTCAAAGCCGATCCGGCAGATTCCGGTGCGTTACAAAATGCTTGGATAACTTCACTTTTTGAAGATCATACCGGTAATTTATGGGTAGGAACCCGCGGCGGGCTGCACCGCTACGATGCGGCACGAAACAAGTTTATTTCTATACCGCTGGATAATACCTCATTGTCTGTCTTTGCAATTACGGAAGATTTGCAACACCATCTTTGGGTTGGCACACAGCAAGCCGGGTTATTCAGAAAATCTGCATCAACGGCCGATTGGCGACAGTATCGTTTTGACCCTGCGGATCCCCGGTCTGTGAGCAGCAATGATATTTTTGTTTTATACACGGATGATATCGGCCGTGTTTGGATTGGAACACGAGACAATGGTCTCAATCGCTACGATGCGATGGCGGATAATTTTATTCGTTACCAACCCACTACAGGAAATCCCTATAGCATCAGCGGCTTATCCATTCGCAGCATCCGTCAGTATAAAACGGAAATCTGGATTGGCACACTCAATAACGGGGTCAATCGTCTTGATCCGCTTACCGGACGATTCAATTCGTATCAACCCGATGCTTCCAAACCCGGCTCAATAGCTCATAACAGTATTTGGTCCTTATTTGCAGACAGTAAAGGCATTTTGTGGGTAGGCACATTTGGCAATGGTGTTATGCAATATGATCCTGCCGGGGATAGCTTTGTTCAAATTCAGTCCAAACCTTCCTCAACACCGCGCAATGATCAAGTCGTAGTTTCTATTCTGGAAGACCGCAGTGGCATGATGTGGTTTGGCACTATCGGTGATGGGTTACGCAAATACCTTCGTATCAAAGACCGCTTTCAATTTATCAATGCACACCCCAATCCTAAACGCGGTTTACCGGATAATATGATCTGGTCACTGCACGAAGATCGGCAATCCAACATATGGATCAGTACTCAAAAAGGCATCACGGTCTATAACCCCAAAAAAGAGGTTTTTTCTCAATATACCAACCCGCGAAGGGAAGCGTGGAAGCTCGGCGAAACAGCCTACGCAATGGCACAGGACAGCAATGGTGTGATTTGGTTTGCGACGTTCGGAGACGGTCTCAAACGGTTTGATCCGCGCACACAGCGCATTTCAGCGTTTCAAGTTAATAAATTTTCGCCGGGCGGAATTCCTACAAATAATATTTTAGCACTATACGTTGACCACGAAAACGTACTTTGGGTTGGTACGTATGACGCCGGGCTTCTCCGATTAGAACCCGGAAACAGAACTTTCAAAGTTTTTAAGAAAAAAGAAAAAGATTCAACTTCTCTGCAAGACAATCAGGTGCGTACTGTTTTCGAAGACGCGCGCGGCGTTTTATGGGTAGGCACGGCGCAAGGCGGGTTACATCGTTTCGACAGAAATTCGTCTACGTTTAAAGTATATTCGACGCAAAGTCCGGGACTGAAACGTCTTCAAAATAATTTTGTCAGCGCCGTATCCGAAGACAAAGACGGTAGTCTGTGGGTGGCCACCTACGGAGGATTGCACCGGATGAACCGCGAGACAGAAACATTTATTTGTTACTCCGAAAAAAACGGACTCGCAAGTAACCAAATATACGCCTTGATCAAAGATCAGCGTGGCCGTTTTTGGATGACCACCAGCCACGGATTATCCGTACTGGATCCGCACGATGCCGTACCTGTATTTCGAAACTATACATCGCACCACGGCCTGCAAAGTGATGAGTTTAATATGGGCGCGGCGATTCGCAATGTATCCGGAACGATCATGGCCGGCGGTGTGAGCGGCGTGGTGATTTTTCATCCGGATAGCCTCGAAAGTAAAAAATACGATGTCCCGGTGGCTATCACGGCCGTGCGTGTTGCCAATCGCATGTTGGAGCACGAACCTTGGGATGACAAATATACGACGCTTCGGCATGATCAATCTACCTTGGCTTTTGAGTTTGCATCGTTTGATTTTTCTTTTCCAGAACAGAATAAATACGCCTATCGCCTTGAAGGATTTGAAACGGAGTGGTCCGATGCTGATGCATCACGACGTACGGTCAATTATACCAATCTTGATCCGGGAAAATATGTTTTTCAGGTACGCGGCACCAATAGCGACGGCCATTGGAGTGATAAAACGGCCGCATTTCGTTTTGAAATTCTGCCGCCATTTTATAAAACATGGTGGTTCGTCGGCAGCAGTATTTTTCTGATTGTGTTTTTAGCTATTCTATTTTATCGAATACGCATCCGCCGCATCGAAAATCAAAAGAACGAATTGGCACGCCAGATAACGGAGCGCACAAGAGAGTTGCGTGAAAAAAACAGCGAATTGGAACGCGTCAATGCGATACGAAACGAACTTCTGGGCATGGCTGTACACGACTTGCGTAGTCCTATCTCTGCGATACGAAATCTGGTTCAGTTTCACTTGGAAGCTTTAAAAAATCAAATTAACGATCGTGAAACAGATATGCATGATATGGAACGTGCGCTAAGTTTATCCGATCGCATCAGTTCGACATTAAATGATCTGTTGGATATTTCCGCTATCGAATCGGGCAAATTATCCATAAACAAACTCCCCGAGAATATCGAAACCATTATTCATGATGCGTTCGAGCTCAATCTTCGTGCAGCCGAGCGCAAAGGTACTACGTTAAAATCCGATATCGCACCCAACCTCCCCAAGATTCTTGTGGATCGTATTCGGATCGCCGACGTACTCAACAACCTCATCAGTAACGCCGTCAAATACACACCTAAAAATGGCCGCATCCGTGTCTATGCCGAAGTATCGGGCATGTTTATGCATATTCATGTCGAAGACAATGGCCAGGGCCTAACGCAGGAAGATTTATCCAGCGCTTTCAAAACATTCACGCGATTGAGCGCCACACCTACCGATGGTGAAACCAGCACCGGGTTAGGGCTGGCCATCGTAAAAAAAATAGTCGAACTCCACGGCGGTTCGGTCTGGGTGCGATCAGAAAAAAATAAAGGCTCGACATTTAGTTTTTCCGTTTCGCTCGAAGGACACCATTAATCCGTTCGGGTCGGCCTCTTTTCTGCGCGCCGCGTTACTTTGAAATCCTCCTTGCAATCCATTTCGGTTTTTTCTAATATGGCGCGTTCCAAGTTTCAAAAATAATTGAAACTTTAAATGAAAGCGAATTTATGCTGCAGAAGATTTTTGATAAAATCGAAAACAACGAACGCCTGACGTTTGAAGACGGGATGACGCTGTACGCTTGCAAAGAGCTACCGCTGCTCGGTTTCCTCGCCAACCATGTTCGCCAAAAAAAGCGTCCGGGCAATCAAGTCACGTATATCATTGATCGTAATATCAACTATACCAACGTCTGCGTTGATCTGTGCAGTTTTTGTGCTTTTTATCGCCCGATAGGTCACGACGAAGGTTACGTCCTTCCTACGGAAGTTATTGATGAAAAAATTGACGAACTTATCGCACTGGAAGGCATTCAGATCCTTATGCAAGGCGGACTGAATCCAAAACTCAAAATCACTTATTACGAAGATTTATTTCGTCATCTGCGCTCCAAATACCCTCAGATTTGGCTGCACTGCCTGAGCGCCCCGGAAATCCGCTACATCGCCAAAGTTTCGGGACTTACGCTGGATGAAACGGTTGCGCGACTCAAAGCCGCCGGACTTCAGTCTGTGCCCGGTGCCGGCGCAGAGATCCTTGTAGATCGTGTTCGCTCGGAAATTTCACGCGGAAAATGCGACACCCAAGAGTGGCTGGATGCGCATAGTATATTTCACAAACACGGCTTGACATCCACGGCGACGATGATGTACGGCCATGTGGAAACCCGCGAAGAGCGCATCGAGCATATTCTTAAAATCCGCGATCTTCAGGATAACAGTTTAAAAAACTACGGCCTCGGTTTTACCGCATTTATCCCGTGGAATTTCCAGCCGGATAATGTACCTCTCGGCAAAAACCAAAACCTGCGTACCACCACGACAGTAGAGTATCTCCAGACATTAGCCATTTCTCGCCTTTTGCTTGATAATATTGATAATTTTCAGGTGTCTTGGGTTACACAAGGGCAAGACATCGGCCAATTAGGCCTCAATTATGGCGCCAACGACTTTGGCAGTCTCATGATCGAAGAAAATGTTGTAAGCCAAAACGGTACCTCTTTTAACGTAACGGTGAAAGACATAGAAAAAATGATCCGTGATGCCGGTTATGAACCCAAACGCCGAAATAATCAATACACTTTTGTGAATTGATTGATCATAGCCTCTTCGCAATAGCATGTCACGTAACAAGCGGATTGTTTTTTGATTCCTAAATTAATTTAAAACCGGATTCACGGTTTATTTCCTTTCTATGACAAAACTCTCATCCGAAGATGTCCTCCGCATATTAGACTTGCAGCCGCACCCCGAAGGCGGCGCTTATCGCGAAACTTACCGTTCAAAAAATCAGGCAAATGTGGATCCGCAACGATCGGTATGTACGGCGATTTATTTTTTAGTACAAGCACATCAAAAAACAGAGTGGCATCGTGTCACATATGATGAAATGTATCATCACTACGCCGGCACAATATTGGATGTCCTCCTCATTAGCCCCGACGGTGTTTTTGAAAAACATAAACTTGGCGATGATTTAGAGACGGGTGCGCGACCGCAACTGTTGATTCCCGGTGGTTATTGGCAATCGGTACAAGCGCATGATTTTTGGGTTTTGGTAGGATGTACGGTCTCTCCGGGGTTCGATTTTTCAGATTTTGAATTATCCAATGAAGCCGCTTTAAAAAAGCAATTTCCTCACCTATCCTTTTGAAAGGTACACGTATGACCACGCAGGAAGTTTTTATCAACAAAAATTATCAGATGCGTGCAGGATGGCGCGTACTTATTTTCATTGTCGCTTTTATCCTGATCAGCATGCCATCCGTTTATCTGGGATTATTATTTACTAAGTTTCTTGAGTTCCCCAAAGAATACAATGAAATTATCGTAAAATTTTTAACCACTATTATCCCTT
It includes:
- the mqnC gene encoding dehypoxanthine futalosine cyclase; amino-acid sequence: MLQKIFDKIENNERLTFEDGMTLYACKELPLLGFLANHVRQKKRPGNQVTYIIDRNINYTNVCVDLCSFCAFYRPIGHDEGYVLPTEVIDEKIDELIALEGIQILMQGGLNPKLKITYYEDLFRHLRSKYPQIWLHCLSAPEIRYIAKVSGLTLDETVARLKAAGLQSVPGAGAEILVDRVRSEISRGKCDTQEWLDAHSIFHKHGLTSTATMMYGHVETREERIEHILKIRDLQDNSLKNYGLGFTAFIPWNFQPDNVPLGKNQNLRTTTTVEYLQTLAISRLLLDNIDNFQVSWVTQGQDIGQLGLNYGANDFGSLMIEENVVSQNGTSFNVTVKDIEKMIRDAGYEPKRRNNQYTFVN
- a CDS encoding cupin domain-containing protein, whose product is MTKLSSEDVLRILDLQPHPEGGAYRETYRSKNQANVDPQRSVCTAIYFLVQAHQKTEWHRVTYDEMYHHYAGTILDVLLISPDGVFEKHKLGDDLETGARPQLLIPGGYWQSVQAHDFWVLVGCTVSPGFDFSDFELSNEAALKKQFPHLSF